Proteins encoded together in one Triticum dicoccoides isolate Atlit2015 ecotype Zavitan chromosome 7B, WEW_v2.0, whole genome shotgun sequence window:
- the LOC119335231 gene encoding putative ATP synthase protein YMF19, producing the protein MPQLDKLTYFSQFFWLCLLIFTFYILLFNNNNGILGISRILKLRNQLLSRRGGEIRSKDPKNLEDISRKGFSTGLSYMYSSLSEVSQWCKTIDYLRKRRKITLISDFGEISGSRGMERQILYLISKFSYNTSSSRITCWKNIMLTHVPHGQGSIVL; encoded by the coding sequence ATGCCTCAACTTGATAAATTAACTTATTTCTCACAATTTTTCTGGTTATGTCTTCTCATCTTTACTTTTTATATTCTCTTATTTAATAATAATAATGGAATACTTGGAATTAGTAGAATTCTCAAACTACGGAACCAACTGCTTTCGCGCCGAGGGGGCGAGATCCGGAGCAAGGACCCTAAGAATCTAGAAGATATCTCGAGAAAAGGTTTTAGCACCGGTCTCTCATATATGTACTCCAGTTTATCCGAAGTATCCCAATGGTGTAAGACCATCGACTATTTGAGAAAAAGGAGGAAAATCACTCTGATCTCTGATTTCGGAGAAATAAGTGGCTCACGAGGAATGGAGAGACAAATTCTCTATTTGATCTCGAAGTTCTCATATAACACTTCTTCCAGTCGGATCACTTGTTGGAAAAACATAATGCTCACACATGTTCCACACGGGCAAGGAAGCATAGTATTATGA